A single region of the Mercenaria mercenaria strain notata chromosome 6, MADL_Memer_1, whole genome shotgun sequence genome encodes:
- the LOC123555102 gene encoding uncharacterized protein LOC123555102 produces the protein MPRKGKRPIGSTIASKCAVAAPQPEIVEPTQEESNESPIPPTDSSAEQTRKEQVEERPTSPEIETDIRPRKTLHRTLTQDEEDDLVAWLRENSFLFDKSSAGFKYKEKKNSTWAAKEAELGLKPGDLSSIWYTNMRTQYSKLIKLTNKSGSGAGERTARQQWILDNFEFLRPYLVQLRTQRGSKFAEKRKELVLEETEDDDAASDSSAPSTSAVSGCRPKAARVLSSLTSELESVRGAITVAQDPAAHTGQFLVYLMRQMDQQRMNVFVTRATRLALDLAEESQEEKRRLATQEAAGHVGQQIADPVFAMPVPPAPTSSIYRRQAPISAAFGSAWQQNQFQQQDHMQQDFQLATNIAASAPPAHLTPLLKSFTHLQPPNVQAILQQPTCAYRSITPAIETPTTTASIIRQAMDMVSTPNSSPILTQEMHDAPKD, from the exons ATGCCGAGAAAAGGCAAAAGGCCGATAGGCAGTACAATTGCGAGTAAATGTGCAGTTGCTGCGCCTCAGCCTGAAATCGTGGAACCCACCCAGGAAGAGAGTAATGAGTCGCCTATACCCCCTACTGACTCTTCTGCCGAGCAAACCAGAAAAGAGCAAGTAGAAGAACGTCCGACTTCTCCTGAGATAGAG ACTGATATCAGGCCCCGGAAGACACTACATCGTACACTCACGCAAGATGAAGAAGATGACCTTGTAGCGTGGTTAAGAGAGAACTCGTTCCTCTTCGACAAATCATCCGCAGGATTCAAGTATAAGGAGAAGAAGAACAGTACATGGGCCGCGAAAGAGGCAGAGTTGGGCCTCAAACCTGGAGACCTGTCGTCAATCTGGTACACGAATATGAGAACACAGTATTCGAAACTAATTAAGCTTACCAACAAATCTGGATCTGGTGCTGGAGAGCGCACAGCAAGGCAACAGTGGATTTTGGACAACTTTGAATTCCTGCGCCCTTATCTGGTACAGCTGCGAACTCAGAGGGGATCCAaa TTTGCGGAGAAGAGAAAGGAACTTGTCTTGGAGGAGACAGAGGATGATGACGCCGCCTCCGATTCGTCAGCACCCTCTACATCAGCAGTATCTGGTTGCCGTCCCAAAGCAGCGCGTGTACTGTCCTCATTGACGTCCGAGTTGGAGTCCGTGCGTGGTGCCATCACAGTTGCGCAAGATCCAGCAGCACACACTGGCCAGTTTTTGGTGTATTTGATGCGCCAAATGGACCAGCAGAGAATGAATGTGTTTGTCACACGTGCAACAAGGCTGGCTCTGGACCTTGCGGAGGAAAGCCAAGAGGAGAAGAGACGACTAGCCACCCAAGAGGCAGCAGGGCATGTAGGTCAACAGATAGCAGATCCAGTTTTTGCCATGCCTGTCCCTCCCGCTCCTACATCATCTATATACAGAAGACAGGCTCCCATATCAGCGGCGTTCGGCTCAGCATGGCAGCAGAATCAGTTTCAGCAACAGGATCACATGCAGCAGGATTTTCAGCTAGCTACCAATATAGCTGCATCTGCACCACCAGCCCATCTTACACCACTGCTGAAAAGTTTTACTCACCTGCAACCACCAAATGTGCAGGCAATCTTGCAACAGCCTACATGTGCTTACAGGTCCATTACACCCGCCATAGAAACCCCAACCACGACTGCATCTATCATCCGCCAGGCTATGGATATGGTCTCGACACCAAATAGTTCCCCCATCCTAACCCAGGAGATGCATGACGCACCCAAGGACTGA
- the LOC123555099 gene encoding putative nuclease HARBI1 yields the protein MVYVVSSIVYIFMEIEQLQMWARWLELQRDRAIAVLELEQEEEAEGRRHRRRRQMRRKIWMKQWLARRPLYGHYEQLLQELNREDPKGYKNFLRVDADMFGELVDRISPRIQKKNTNFREALEPGLKLAVTLRHLATGASYSDLMYSFRVGSNTISKFVPEVLDAIIQEYSEEVLPDVVTAEQWQQIADDFRTKWNFPHVCGALDGKHVRIKNPKNSGSLFYNYKGFFSIILLALVDANYKFIWVSVGANGSASDAQLFNNTELRTMLEENNLGLPDPDPLPGDDMNTPYFLIGDDAFPLRTWMMKPYSRRNLTNEERIFNYRLSRARRVVENAFGLLAMRFQCLLGCLNQMPETVDLIILACVTLHNLISIRYPAIARLAVDQEDEHNQLVPGEWRQGRQLADGDRTHGRNVVTSAGVSQRNYIKHYFNSRAGSVEWQQNMI from the exons ATGGTATATGTTGTGTCCAGCATAGTATACATATTTATGGAGATTGAGCAGTTGCAGATGTGGGCCAGATGGTTAGAGCTCCAGAGAGACAGGGCCATTGCAGTGCTAGAGTTGGAACAAGAGGAAGAGGCTGAGGGTCGTAGGCATAGACGTAGGCGACAAATGCGCAGGAAAATATGGATGAAGCAGTGGCTTGCACGACGACCCCTGTATGGGCATTATGAGCAACTGCTACAGGAGCTAAACAGGGAAGACCCAAAAGGATACAAAAATTTCCTAAGGGTAGACGCTGATATGTTTGGGGAGCTTGTTGATCGCATATCACCCAGAATTCAGAAAAAGAACACCAACTTCAG GGAAGCCCTGGAGCCTGGATTGAAGTTGGCGGTCACTCTTCGTCATCTCGCAACTGGAGCCTCGTATTCAGACTTGATGTACTCATTCCGAGTGGGAAGTAACACAATAAGTAAATTCGTCCCTGAAGTTTTGGATGCTATAATACAGGAGTACTCTGAAGAGGTTTTGCCAGACGTCGTCACTGCTGAACAATGGCAGCAGATTGCAGATGACTTCCGAACCAAGTGGAATTTTCCTCATGTCTGCGGGGCTCTTGATGGTAAGCACGTGAGGATAAAGAACCCGAAGAACTCTGGATCTCTGTTCTATAACTATAAAGGCTTCTTTTCCATAATACTACTCGCACTCGTAGACGCAAACTACAAATTCATCTGGGTAAGCGTTGGTGCTAATGGCAGTGCATCCGATGCCCAGCTATTCAATAACACTGAACTCAGAACCATGCTAGAAGAAAACAACCTTGGTTTGCCTGACCCTGATCCACTGCCTGGCGATGACATGAACACCCCATACTTCCTCATTGGAGATGACGCCTTCCCGTTGAGAACTTGGATGATGAAGCCATACTCCAGACGCAACTTGACCAACGAGGAGCGCATATTCAATTACAG GTTGTCCAGGGCTAGACGAGTGGTAGAAAACGCCTTCGGTCTTCTCGCTATGCGGTTTCAGTGCCTACTTGGCTGCTTGAACCAGATGCCCGAAACCGTTGACTTGATTATTCTTGCATGTGTCACACTGCATAACCTTATCAGCATACGGTACCCTGCCATTGCAAGACTGGCCGTCGACCAAGAGGACGAGCATAACCAATTAGTACCTGGTGAATGGCGCCAAGGAAGACAGTTGGCTGATGGTGATCGGACCCATGGAAGAAATGTGGTGACATCCGCTGGGGTCAGTCAGAGGAACTACATTAAACACTACTTCAACTCCCGAGCTGGTTCAGTTGAGTGGCAACAGAATATGATTTAG